A genomic window from Natrinema sp. HArc-T2 includes:
- a CDS encoding Cdc6/Cdc18 family protein codes for MSANDDRDPLFRYDDPVFADERLLEITHLPGPDRIVGRDEQMQRVADALNPAIFGSEPNHLFIFGKTGTGKSLISRSVTQRVITEAEHDDVTVKYAFIDCGEQNTEASIVKTIAQLVNEPDESGVTVPDRGLGTGDYYKRLWQAVDHCTDVTIVILDEIDMLEDDEVLRKLSRAGENRRISDSSIGIIGISNKIDFPDHLSERVKSSLSRDELVFSPYDANQLVEILEKRRDAFHDGVLSDDVIPLTAALAAQEHGDARKAIDILRNAGRIAKKRNESQVTADHVRDAKEKTEADRFNELIEGSPQQAKAILYSLTLLTENSSEKEFPTKIIYNQYKEVARQLDFDVLSERRVQEILQEQNFLNVIQSEREGRGRGRGAHAKHRLLENPSIVKKVLLRDSRLAVLEDDE; via the coding sequence ATGTCCGCCAACGACGATCGAGACCCGCTCTTTCGGTACGACGATCCGGTCTTTGCCGACGAGCGTCTGCTCGAGATCACGCACCTGCCCGGTCCGGATCGGATCGTCGGGCGCGACGAGCAGATGCAACGGGTTGCGGACGCCCTGAATCCGGCGATCTTCGGGAGCGAGCCCAACCACCTGTTCATTTTCGGGAAGACCGGCACCGGCAAGTCACTTATTTCGCGATCGGTCACCCAGCGCGTCATTACGGAAGCCGAACACGACGACGTCACCGTGAAGTACGCCTTCATCGACTGTGGCGAACAGAACACAGAAGCGTCGATCGTCAAGACGATCGCCCAACTCGTCAACGAACCCGACGAGAGCGGGGTCACCGTCCCCGACCGTGGCCTGGGCACCGGCGATTACTACAAGCGCCTCTGGCAGGCCGTCGACCACTGTACCGACGTCACCATCGTCATTTTAGACGAAATCGACATGCTCGAGGACGACGAAGTCCTCCGCAAACTGTCGCGAGCTGGGGAGAACCGACGCATCTCTGACTCGAGCATCGGCATCATCGGCATCTCGAACAAGATCGATTTCCCCGATCACCTCTCCGAACGCGTCAAGTCGAGTCTCTCGCGGGACGAACTCGTCTTTTCGCCGTACGATGCGAATCAACTCGTCGAGATCTTGGAGAAACGCCGCGACGCCTTCCACGACGGCGTGCTCTCCGACGATGTGATTCCACTGACCGCCGCGCTCGCAGCCCAGGAACACGGCGACGCGCGCAAGGCGATCGACATCCTTCGGAACGCTGGCCGGATCGCCAAGAAGCGAAACGAGTCCCAGGTCACGGCCGACCACGTCCGCGACGCCAAAGAGAAGACCGAGGCCGACCGCTTTAACGAACTCATCGAAGGCTCGCCCCAGCAGGCCAAGGCGATCCTCTACTCGCTGACGCTGCTGACCGAAAACAGCTCGGAAAAGGAGTTCCCGACGAAGATCATCTACAACCAGTACAAGGAAGTCGCCCGCCAGCTCGACTTCGACGTCCTCTCCGAACGCCGGGTCCAGGAGATCCTCCAGGAACAGAACTTCCTCAACGTCATCCAGTCCGAACGCGAAGGCCGCGGGCGCGGCCGCGGCGCACACGCGAAACACCGCTTGCTCGAGAATCCCTCGATCGTCAAGAAAGTCCTCCTGCGGGATTCGCGGCTGGCCGTCTTGGAAGACGACGAGTAG